GAGAGCGTTGTCTGGCTGGGCCGACGCCTGGCTTACCTCGGGCACTACCAAGAGGCCATCGCCGTCTACAGCCGCGGCCTCGAGCGCTGGCCTACGTCCCACCAGCTCCTCCGCCACCGCGGCCACCGCTGGATCACAGTGCGCGAGTTCGACAAGGCCATCGCCGACCTGGAGAGAGCGACCGTCCTCATCCGCAACCTACCCGACGCCATCGAGCCGGACGGCGCGCCCAATGCTTACAACATCCCGCGGAGCACCACGCACTCGAACATCTGGTACCACCTGGGTCTGGCGCATTATCTCCGGGGCGACTTCGAGGCGGCGCTGCGTTGCTATCGCGAGTGCATGCAGTTCTCGACCAACGACGACATGCGCTGCGCCACGAGCGACTGGCTCTACATGACCTACCGGCGCCTCGGGCGAGACGACGAAGCACGCCGTGTCCTCGAGCCCATCCATGCCGGGATGGAGATCTTGGAAAACCGCGCCTACCACCGACGTCTCTTGATGTACAAGGGTGAGGTTCCGCCGGAATCGCTCCTCGCCAGCGCAGAAGCCAGCGACCTGGATCTGGTGACCCAAGGCTACGGCGTCGGCAACTGGCACCTCTGCAACGGCGACACGGCGCGGGCGAAAGAGATCTTCACGCAGGTGGTGGAAAGAGGCAACTGGCCGGCCTTCGGCTCCATCGCGGCGGAGTGCGACCTGGCCCGCCTGCCCTAGAAACGCGCCGGCCAGAGCTGGAGCCGCCGAGGCCGGCGGCTCACTTCTTCGCGGCGGCGGCTCCCGTCTTGCCGGCACCACTCGGCCCCAACTCGTAGGCGATGAGGGTGACCGGGTCGGACTCCGGCTGTTCGGTCTCGCCGCCCGTCCCACCGCTGCTGAAGGCGGCGATGGCGGCGCCGAAGAGATCGGTGACCCGGTACAGACGATTGCCCGCGAAGAAAACTCCATCCTCACCGGCGTCGCCGTCGAGG
This genomic interval from Candidatus Krumholzibacteriia bacterium contains the following:
- a CDS encoding tetratricopeptide repeat protein encodes the protein MSIRTQSCVLALAATALAAGSSPQEAEPPEREAPVAVAPREPEALSLFGKPLYPLELTAEQQAVLKANLAAAEQACAQNPDDPESVVWLGRRLAYLGHYQEAIAVYSRGLERWPTSHQLLRHRGHRWITVREFDKAIADLERATVLIRNLPDAIEPDGAPNAYNIPRSTTHSNIWYHLGLAHYLRGDFEAALRCYRECMQFSTNDDMRCATSDWLYMTYRRLGRDDEARRVLEPIHAGMEILENRAYHRRLLMYKGEVPPESLLASAEASDLDLVTQGYGVGNWHLCNGDTARAKEIFTQVVERGNWPAFGSIAAECDLARLP